A single genomic interval of Amblyomma americanum isolate KBUSLIRL-KWMA chromosome 11, ASM5285725v1, whole genome shotgun sequence harbors:
- the LOC144110834 gene encoding uncharacterized protein LOC144110834: protein MQLFLGKFACEVNSVRPVNWTYKSKHASKPYVLCCSVDAPVRASVLNMTLFNGYFGCPWCLIRGVHVEGNMRYVTDEPVETRTSEMLASDMKLAVRFKDNVNGVKGPSALLSLKGLDLVNGQIVEYMHCVLQGVTKQLTETILSSSNCDQRFYIGAPSTVALIDTRLLAIKPPHCITRLPRPLRERGYWKASEWRQWLLFYALPCLEGILRTEYWKHQSKLSEAIHILLREKLSPSEIDRAGNFLHSIRVLVNSAWQLL from the exons ATGCAACTTTTCCTTGGCAAGTTTGCTTGCGAAGTCAACAGTGTAAGACCAGTGAACTGGACATACAAGTCGAAGCACGCATCCAAGCCTTACGTGCTTTGCTGCTCCGTAGATGCACCGGTAAGGGCATCTGTACTGAACATGACGCTCTTCAATGGCTACTTTGGCTGCCCATGGTGCCTTATTAGAGGTGTGCACGTTGAA GGGAACATGCGGTATGTGACCGACGAACCAGTCGAAACAAGAACATCAGAAATGCTTGCCTCAGATATGAAGCTGGCAGTTCGCTTCAAGGATAATGTCAACGGTGTAAAAGGACCATCTGCATTACTCAGCCTGAAAG GCCTCGACCTCGTCAATGGCCAGATCGTCGAGTACATGCACTGTGTTCTCCAAGGGGTCACAAAGCAACTGACTGAAACTATCCTGTCATCTTCAAACTGTGATCAGCGCTTCTATATAG GTGCCCCTTCAACTGTGGCTCTCATAGACACAAGGCTTCTTGCAATAAAGCCTCCACATTGCATCACAAGACTACCACGACCACTCAGAGAACGAGGCTATTGGAAAGCCTCTGAatggaggcagtggcttttgtTTTATGCCCTTCCATGCCTTGAAGGCATCCTTCGAACGGAGTACTGGAAGCATCAGTCAAAGCTGTCAGAGGCCATCCACATTCTCCTTCGTGAAAAGCTGTCTCCATCTGAAATCGATAGAGCAGGTAATTTTCTGCATTCCATAAGAGTACTAGTTAATTCTGCATGGCAGCTGCTATAG